The following DNA comes from Erigeron canadensis isolate Cc75 chromosome 3, C_canadensis_v1, whole genome shotgun sequence.
TATATGACATCATAGATTCTGGGCATTTTTGAAATTAGAAACGATATACCAAAAAAGTGGGGAAAAAAAGAATGATTACAGACCTAAATAGATCTCACCAAAGGATCCACTGCCAATTTTCCGACCTAAACGAAATTTATTACCAACACGAGGttccatatatataatctttttattaaaaaaatgaaaaagatacaattttctttaccaaaaaaaaaaagatacaattttgaAAAATGGGTATGATAGAAAATTGTCAAGAGTGAAATGGGTTTGAAGGAAATTTGGAAAAGGATTAAAatgagaaagaaagagagagagtaGCACAAGTATCGTTTTCTAACTACCGGAGTagttagaaaatagaaaaggtCTTACACGCGTTGTAGTTGTGGTTGTTAAAAGTGAGAACCGAAAGTGGGTCAGTGTTGTTGAAGTTGAACCGAGATGGATAATAGATACCTTCTGAATTAAAGGCCGGTGTGTGTCAGTATAGTCAACTGtcttattaaattattaaattaactgATGATAAAAGAAAAGGTACGTTTTAAACATGATTATATTTTTCTCCATTAGTCCTTCCTTATAACACttacttctaacactattcatcaaaCTTATAGACACACCAAAAACGCCATCTCCTTATAACTTTACTTCTAACACTATTTatccattattttattataattaaaacgcattacaatacttaaaaataaaacataaaacacattacaaattcttaaaaataaaacattaaacacaTTAACCTAAAAATTAAACCTAagaattaaaacacattaaactaaatatacaaACTAAACCTAGATATGCTTAAAATGTGACCTGTAGGGTAGTCCTGATCTGCTCCAACTCGTCTTCATCTATGCCGGTGGGAATCGGCTGCTGCAGAAGCTTAAACGCCGCCCTAACCTGTTTTCGGAAACGATCATCTTGTCTCATCTTCCGTTCCACTTCTATTTTCTTCCTATCCTCATCAATTTTTCTCATCTGCTCTTGTTGCAGAAAGAGCATTTGATCAAGCTTGCTTAAGGCCTATTCTGACCCACTCGAACCACCACGGCTAGAAGTGGCATCTGAATCACTTGACATTTTCCAACTAACATTACGACCCGGTGGTCTCCGAATTGGGTCATCCTTAAACAACCGGTCTATCGCCACATCCGGCTCCATACTCGATTGCCCCAAATCAACATAATCACCCAAATCAGCATAATCACCTATGCCTCGTTTGGCAACACTATGTTCTTGCCAAAAGGCGGGACAATCTTTCAGCACCTCGTAGCACGCCTCATACTGAAACTGGGGCGGTCCATGAACCTTCAAATACTGTTGATGAGCGGCATTTTACACTTGTCTCTTATTTGCACTGCTCTGTCGTCCCTGCTCTTACATCTTCTTCAAGATTGCTCCAAACTTCTTAGTAGTACTCTTGATCTTGTTCCATTTCCCTTGTAGATGACTCTTGTTTCGCTCTCCGATTGGGGGGGTCCTCATTGAACCATTCGATCACTTTACGCTAAAACATTGTCTCATCTTGGCTAATACCAACAATGAAGTCTAGTGAAGCATGTGTCCACGCCTTAGACAACAAAAACGCCTCGTCCATGAACCACTTCGCCTTCTCCGCTGCATCAACCCTTTTTTTTTGTCACTCGTTTGAGCGGTGCAAAAACTTCTTGGACTTCTTCTTCCTCTGCAGTGGCGACACTAGTTCGTGAATGTTGAGAAAAAGTCTCACATACTGGTCTCAGGTAGGATTGATTCACAGCAGCAATTTCACGAAATTGTTGCGTCAACATGAACTGTTGAAACTGTTCGTTAACTGTGGGCAAACCTAACAAGTTCGAAAATGATTAGTTCATCAAACCAAAGCTGCTAGAGGTCCCCACCATATTAGACGACGACATGGAGAGGGGAGATCCCACTGGTGGAAGAGGTTCCAAACCTAGAAGTGCATCAAAATCAACGAGAGTGTGTTGGTATTGGTATTGGTTTTGGTTTGGAAGGTTTTTGTTGATTCTCCTACGCATTTTGATTGATGAAATGTTGAGAGAAAGATGTGTTTTTGAGTAAGAAATTAAAAGATGGAagtaaaatgtgaagaaatggTGGTAAAATGTGAATAAGGGGTGTTGTTTAAATaggaaaacaaaataaaataaaataaaaaataaagaggaGCGGGTCTTTGAAACTAGTTGTTGgtagttttcaaaaaaaaatgtttttttttagttatgtaCCATTAATACTGATTCGGGCCCCACATGAACTCAAATTGGTGCGTCTAACTTCCGAACAAAGCACCAGACGCCGTCCTAGACACGCCTGGTGCTACTTGCGTCTGAACCGTTGGCTGCTTTTGAAGTGCTTTCGACGGAGGTTCGACACTATAAGCATGGGCCTTATGTCTTCAAAATGAAGTGACCCACAATAAGACTTTTGTTTCGTCTTAAGTTATATTTGAAGAAATTCATTATTTGACATATCTTTAGATCTTGAATATAGCAAACAAGGTGGGGTATGACTGGGATAAATGATGTAATAGGCGTAAAATCATCCAGGCCATTATGAGTTTAATagtgtattttaatttttgatgttGTAATCTTTTTTATTGTACTTTGTTTTGTTGCTAGCTCTTTTCTagttttgatttataaataatacatcatctttgttgttaaaaaaaatgatatcttttatagtttaaaattatGTATCCTTGCTagttttgatttataaataatacatcatctttgttatttaagaagcttttagtttaaaataaaaagataaagttTCTGAAAAGCTTTCGAAAAGCTTGTGTCAAACATAGCCAAAGttaacctgatttttttttagtcaaacataaagttaattaaatgttaaaataaatcaaaagttaCAGGGAAAATAAAAGTATGGTAAAAGATTAGAGacaaaattacaaaatcttaaaaactaaaattaaaagattttataaCGTGAAAGAACTTAATATCTAAAAGCAAAATTAGAAAGCCGGAAGTGTGtaaagttttctttttcaacGGCCAactaaacattttataaaatgaatttcATCTGGGATAACTTTACGGCTAAATGCTCCGTGCCATCGAAAATTTTTGTTATGAATAGATTTTTCCTATtagaataataaaattcatatagGTAAAACGGGAACTgaaaatattatgtttttaacCTTTCATGGTAAAATTATTAGTTAATGTTATAACGTATATGATAGTTATTAAGTCAAAGAGTATATTGTTAGTTTTTGTATtctaaaaagaataaatttaaaTCCATATCAATATGTTAGTAATAGATATTTTCCCAAAAAAGATAGAAAATACTAGTCCGCTTAATTCTTAAAACATGTAAGGTTGGTACAACTTAACAAATGAAACAATATATAAGTGTTTGAGTCATCATCATCTTGCTCACCGTTCATACCAAATTAccaaatatgattttaaatacATACTTTACAACTAATTGTCTGCtaaatttttgttcaccaaagTAGAAAAGAATACAATGAATGTCAAAGACTATAATACATATGTAATTAGCAGTATTAAATATATGGAAATGGTTTTGGTACTAGTCATTGCTcaatttaatatatgaaaaaggaaaatgaataATCCAATTAAAAATATTAGCTAAATTCtcctaataatgataataatagggCTGCTTTTGGCATTGTTATTTTTAACTCCTTACGGTGAAACCCCTTGTGCAATACAAGTTCTTTGGATGATGGCCTAATTGTATTCTACAATCGGACTCTCATTGTCATCCACAAAAACAAATCCACCATGAAACTTGGCTGTTCTTGCGACACATAATTAGAAATGATAGCTATATATGTGCAGCCTAGAGATGCACACAAAAACCAGTTTTTCAAAAATTGAGTCAAAAAACGAAATCAAACTTGGGTTTGACCAAAACCGGTTCGTTTTTTTGGAAAACCCGACGATTTGAAACTAGTTTCAGTTTTGGGTTTTAAAATCCAATAGACATTGGGATCTATATCGGGTCGGGTTCGACCAAAaccggttcggtttttagaaaacctgACGGTTTGAAACCAGTTTCGGTTTTGGGTTTTAAAACCAGGTAGATACCGGGATCTAAATCGGGTTGGGTTCGGTTTTGGGGGCGGGAATAATCGATCCGCCTTTGACCAAAAGCCGGGTTCAACCCGGTTCGGGTTTGACCAAACCCGATTTCTAGATCCGTTGACCTAACCCGGTTCAGGCCGGGTGGCGAAAAATCGACTTTTGTGCATGGCTAGTGTAGCCTAATTAACGGCCTATAAAAGTAGAGCACTATGTTGTTTGTGTGGGCCCAGATAAGAAATGGGCTTTACATGCTTCGAAGGGTGTTGTACCGTCCCTATTACTTGATGGTCTAAAGTATTGACTTAAGTACATTCTAGTCATTTCAACTCTCtataactagcacggtacccgcgtaatgcggcggtgatggttACGATGGTCTGGTGGTGTCGACAACAAGTGGTGATGGcgcgactattggtggtggtggtggtggcggtgtcgagtggtgtaggttgatataaatgtaattgatgtagagataattaatctaaaggggtaatgagatattttaaaagataagggacCAATggtgtaagttaattcattaagggtataatGGTTATTTTGcatctctcttttttttaacttttcaacaaagaTGTATAATCTTTATTTAGTAGTATAGATTATGCAATAAGCCAGTAATAAAGGCAAAAGGTCACTCTCACTATAGTTGTTAAAAGCATTATTTAAACTAACCAGGTTGATTCGGCAAGTTGAACTGGTGATCGTCTGACCAAGTGAGACATCTATCTGTTTGTAACCGGTTTTTTATTTGAACGGTTTTTGGTTTGATATGGCTGGGTTCCTAGTTCAACATGATCGATTTCCATAACATCTTGTTGTAGATTCTAGttgttcacaaaaaaaaaaaaaaaagtaaaaagaaagaaaaatcaaacTAATATGGTACCATCTTTAATTTGAAAgtgttttcatatttaaatccCGTTAAGTACATCTTCATATAGCCTTCATTCTCCGAATTAGGCCGCACATTTGAATAAAAAACAGGCCCTAAAACCTTATTCGTTTAATCTTTAATTACGAATCTGATCCCTTTAATTATGGAATCGTTCTTTATCCATTCTTTTCAATATTAAAAGATTGTCCTTgataattttattaatcaaaagcCAAATAAAAAGGTACTTCTTGGCTCTTGTTATGAAAAGTTAGTATGCCGACATGCATGCGAAATCAATCAAGCCACTTTTGTTTATTCATTcaattacaattatattatatatcaactTGCTTTTATTCTTTACAAAGAAATTAAACAATCGACTTAAAAAACCCAACTGCCCAAAAAAAGCAGTGATAAAAAAACTGGGTACAACAGGATATTACATGTCACCTATATAGTAAAAAATGAACCAATAAGTCAACTTTTGTAGGTCATTTTCGAGTTAAAATAAACGAATGGATTCAGCGTTTTCTAACTCGATTAACTTAGCTAGCAGCAGCCATGGGAGTCCTTGGGCTAGGGAGTCCCATGTACGAAAGTCGTGGTGAGAGGCGGACCTTTGGGCTTGGTCTTGGTGATGGGATTGGCCCGTAATTCGCAAAGTTTGTTGGATGGACCCGAGGAGATAAGTTGACTTGTTCAAGGGCTCGAGATTGTAGCTCGACCGGGTAATCCCTAACACATCCAATACGTGGTCCGGTTCCTGATGACCATTTGCATGACAAACGGCTAGCCAAGTCATATTTGGCCGGGCTTGCCCTGACAATATCTAGTCCACGGGCTGAAACAGGTCTGCCCGCGTCAACGTTGGATGTACTTGTGACACGGGTAGGTGTACGGATAATATCAACAAGTCTTTGATGTGGGATAACAAGTGGTTTTGGCTTTAATTCGGGTCCTGTTTCTTGTTCAGTTTCAGCCACCTTAAACGAAAACCCGACGCTGACATCATCCTCATCAACAGAACATCTCTGCATTAAGAATTACAATCAGAAATCAGAACCCAAATTAAGTATGAAAGTTGTACAACCTTTATTTAAaggcaaaaataataaatatataccttGACATTTGTAAGATCAACATGATTATCCTCTAAGAAAGAAATGAATTCCCTAAAGTTCTCTTCAGTTGGGAGATAGTGACCACTGTATGGCCATATAGCCTCTAGTATACCGCCGTGGGCGACTAGGCGCCCAGCGGCTGTGGTGGCGCCGCCAGCCAGAAAACTTGAATGTTGAAAAAGGCCCTTCTTTTTTTGGCCAACATACAAGTTCCTCGAGGTACTTAGGACAAAGATCCATTTGGAACCCTCAATGGTCTCCAAAAGCAACCCGGTCTGTCTAAAAACAAGCTTTCCATTTTCGACAATCACTTCATACGATTCCCTTTCGTTGGGTCCTAAATATATGATGCATTGACGTTGTAGATGCGGCCTTGGACACTTTTCAAGGTTTATTTCTTTGCCATC
Coding sequences within:
- the LOC122591194 gene encoding IQ domain-containing protein IQM1-like, with protein sequence MGLSLSLLSSAWEVILKHGFLDLPYDLENLENRLRSDSFKKLESEQPEISSRSLSDLQDYSSPSSKRRNSICLNTCEPLKIMLETTLSFKNLVQDIRKPEPESTNVETGHLGSTNLLPEPVVFFSPRPVSELNAAATTVQKMYKSYRTRRNLADCAVVIEELWWKALDFAALDRSSVSFFNVEKHETAVSRWARARTRVAKVGKGLSKNEKAQKLALQHWLEAIDPRHRYGHNLHMYYDLWFESESCQPFFYWLDVGDGKEINLEKCPRPHLQRQCIIYLGPNERESYEVIVENGKLVFRQTGLLLETIEGSKWIFVLSTSRNLYVGQKKKGLFQHSSFLAGGATTAAGRLVAHGGILEAIWPYSGHYLPTEENFREFISFLEDNHVDLTNVKRCSVDEDDVSVGFSFKVAETEQETGPELKPKPLVIPHQRLVDIIRTPTRVTSTSNVDAGRPVSARGLDIVRASPAKYDLASRLSCKWSSGTGPRIGCVRDYPVELQSRALEQVNLSPRVHPTNFANYGPIPSPRPSPKVRLSPRLSYMGLPSPRTPMAAAS